The stretch of DNA TGCACTTTTTTACTTTCAACAGGACGGAGGATGACTCTCTGGATGTGCTGTACATGCAGCTGTATTACAACGGCACTATAAGGAGGACTAAAACTCTGAAAGTGGTGACCACGTGTCCCCTTGACCTCTACAAGTTCCCTTTTGACACACAAAAGTGCAATCTAACATTTGGCACGAGCATGAATCCAGGTGAGGACAAGCAGAGGGATGGCGGCCGTCCGGTTTTACCTGTTATTTATTAACACGTGAATATTATTATACTGCAGAGTTTTGACTTCACCCCTTTAAGCGTAATATCTATAGCGCTGCCACAAGGCGGCTTTACACAAGGATTATTggaagcactagatggtggcccgattctaacgcatcgggtattctagaatatgcatggccacgtagtaccgtatattgctcagcccatgtagtatattgcccagccacgtagtatattgctcagcccatgtagtatattgcccagccacgtagtatattgcacagcgatgtagtatattgcccagccacgtagtatattgcgcagcccacgtagtatattgcccagccacatagtatattgcacagcgacgtagtatattgcccagccacgtagtatattgcccagtgacgtagtatattgcccagtcacgtagtatattgcccagccacgtagtacattgcccagccacgtagtatattgcccagttacgtactatattgcccagcgatgtagtatattgcccagttacgtagtatattgcccagccacatagtatattgcccagtcacatagcatattgccctgtcacgtagtatattgcccagccacgtagtatattgcccagccatgtagtatattgcccagttacgtagtatattgcccagccacatagtatattgcccagtcacatagtatattgccctgtcacgtagtatattgcccagccacgtagtatattgcccagtcacgtagtatattgcccagtcacatagtatattgcccagccacgtagtatattgcccagccatgtagtatattgcccagttacgtagtatattgcccagccacatagtatattgcccagtcacatagtatattgccctgtcacgtagtatattgcccagccacgtagtatattgcccagtcacgtagtatattgcccagtcacatagtatattgcccagccacatagtatattgcccagtcacatagtatattgccctgtcacgtagtatattgcccagtcacgtagtatattgcccagtcacgtagtatattgcccagtcacatagtatattgcccagtcacatagtatattgccctgtcatgtagtatattgcccagccacgtagtatattgcccagtggcgtagtatacagcatagagtcacatagtatattgcccagccacgtagtatattgcccagtcacgtagtatattgcccagtcacatagtatattgcccagccacatagtatattgcccagtcacatagtatattgccctgtcacgtagtatattgcccagtcacgtagtatattgcccagtcacgtagtatattgcccagccatatagtatattgcccagtcacatagtatattgccctgtcacgtagtatattgcccagccacgtagtatattgcccagtgacgtagtatattgcccagccacgtagtatattgcccagccacgtagtatattgcccagtgacgtagtatattgcccagccacgtagtatattgcccagtgacgtagtatacagcacagagccacgtagtatattgcccagtgacatagtatacagcacagagccacgtagtatattgcccagttacgtagtatgttgcccagtgacgtagtatacagcacagagtcacatagtatattgcccagccacgtagtatattgcccagtgatgtagtatattgcccagtgacgtagtatattgcccagcgacgtagtatacagcacagagccacgtagtatattgcccagccacgtatctcacaggttaaaaaataaaaaataaacatactcatctaacgatccgagggccctttgtagttctaacatactctccattctcgtcgctgctcctcagtttcctgtctctccgcctcctgggatccaatggcgctgtgtcgatgggcgcgcggctgccgccatcttccgttcccaggatgctttgcgaaaatacccagatgacttagcggtctcgtgagaccgctaggtcttctgggtaatttcgcaaagtatcgctgggaaaggaagatggcggcaggcgcgagcgcctcagcggacaacggaggatgagtatagcaggttttttgttttttttaacattacttttttttactattgatgccgcataggcagcatcaatagtaaaaggttggggacacacagggtgaatagcggcggtaacggagtgcgttacccgcggcataacgcggtccgttaccgcctgcattaaccctgtgttagcggtgaccggaggggagtatggagcgggcgccggggacagtgcgggaagtaaggagcggccattttcttccggactgtgcccgtcgctgattggtcgtggctgttttgcagcgaccaatcagcgacttggatttccatgatagacagaggccacaaccaatgaatatccgtgacagacagaaggaccgaCGGAAGTACCCCTTGTTCATGGTCTCCTAATCCAGTAATACTGCCATGACCCCTAAATACCCCCTTAAAGCAAATAATGTGCCCTTTAAAACAAATAAAGCTCCATTTACAAAGTGTTCTTGCTCCTTTAATGCCTCCTTCAAAAGTAATGATGCTCCCTTTATTGTCCCCTCGTAGTCCAATAAAGCAACCTTTGTACCAGAAATAAAGATTATACTCGCCTAATTCAGGTGACCACAGGTAGCACAATGCTGGGGCGTTGCCATCTTATAGGTTGTAAGTCTACGGCACCTTGTGGCTCATatgatggagagtggtggtgcagggAGCCTGTGACTCCCTGCTCCACCATACCATCCAACTGCATCAGCGTCATGTTGACACCAATACAGTTCGAAGTGGCGCTAGTTTTGGGCATATAAACTGCTCAGGATCTTCAACATTGGTGATTTTACTGTTTTTACCAATTAATAGGCAATCCAAAATGTTGTCCAAGCTAATTAGACTGACTTCCAAAGAAGTAGGACCTACTAACGATGTGCAATCTCCCACCAGTGTCCGATGTCCTGCTGGTCCCGTCCTCCAGTGACGTGCTCGTTACGTTAACGTCAATGCAAGAATTTGCAAAGTCAGAATGGGATCTCAAAAAAATCAACGTTTTTCATGTAAATGTTTCCAAGTCAGGAGAGGTTTGGAGCAAAGTCATTTATCAGGTGATTCCATCCAAACATATTGCACAAGGGGTCACAGCCTGAAGTCTCTCGCCAAGTAGAGAAGCCCTTTAAGTAGTCGGATTTTCCAGTTATTAATGTTTCTTTCATGTCATTCGCAGATCCTGATCAGGCGGGCTCCGGTTCTGTACGTCATCAATCTCATCATCCCGGCCTGTCTGCTTGTGTTAGTAGACGTGGCGAGCATGTTCATCCCAATGGAGGGCGGTGAGCGCCTGGGATTTAAGATAACAGTCGTGCTtggattctctgtgctgctgttgaTTTTAAATGATTTTCTGCCTAACACCGATAATCCCCCAATATTGGGTATGTGCATTAATGCTTATAGCTCGTATAGCACTACTGTGGATAAAGGGGGCTCCAGGTTGCATTTtgttaaaaaaatcaaacaagcaaaaaaaaacacttttcttcACTCCCCCTCCCCAGGTCCTGCACTGAGTCTCCACTTTCCCCACCTTGAAAGCGCTGCAGCCaattagtgagctcagcagcttgtgCTGTCACTAAGGCCAGAGAaatcactgattgactgcagcgttGTCAAAGTGACCACATGGCTGCAGACAATAAAAGACACCGGAAACACCAGCAGGGACTCGGCGCTGGACCTGGCGAGGGAGAGTAAAGCGCAGTTTGtttgttgtttaaaaaaaactTCAGCCGGGGTAAATGGGTTCTCCAAAaccagaaaactcctttaaaagGGCTTCACAGCTGTCCACGCATGGCAGACATGGCCGAAGTCTCCTGTGGTCGGATGTAAGCGATGGCGGCGCACACTACAATACTGCAGTTTATTTCCCACTTAAGACAATTTTACTGTTAACTCCCATAATTCCAATATtcgaagttaaaaaaatatatatatttttttcttctggTGTTTGACTGTGTGCTTTCCATGTTCAGGTGTCTTCTGCATGGTATGTCTACTGATAATGATTATTAGCATCATCGACTCCATCTTTATATCCTATATGCTGTACCTGTCTGCTGTCAGGCCGGAGGTGCCCAAATGGTTGAAGCTTTGGGTACTGAAGCGATTGGCATTTGTCCTTCGAATTTCTACCCATCAAGAGTTAACAGATTCCATGACTCATGCAGCTAACAATAAAGGTATGGATGTATATGTCTTCTTGGGGTAATAGAGAGGCGTCCCCTTTCTTTTTTGAGACGGTTATTAAGAGTGAACCCATGGaaccactggtggacacagacagaagagggcccctgtgcaagaacggtataggGCCCCTTGCAGGCCAACAGCTCATCATAagacacaattccacctgcttggaGGTGGTAATGGTCTCCTTACTTCTTAAGTTGGGCCCCTGAACAGTCATGGTGAACCAGTGATATGTCCACCACTGCAGGTGAAATGTATGCCCAAGTGATAACTGCTAATCCGGCAGCCGGACCTCCAGTAATCCGAGTGATTATCAATCAATTATTCCCGCCCTAATGTGAATACCTTTGCTTCTAGCTATGGACGAATCTCCTGCAGCTCAAGAGTCAGAAGCCGAAACTAATAGACAACTGGTGAAGAACTCCAGGGACAGTCCAGAGATTAAGCTACTCAAGAGATTACTATTGGAACTGCTCATGGTCCGCCGACATCTCATTGTCTCCAAAAAGGAAGAGACAGCAAAGTCAGAATGGCACTTAGTAGCTTTTGTCTTGGACAGGTTCATTCTCATCCTCTATCTGATAATTGTGACAGTCATTGCACTAATAGTGGTGTTGGCTTGGGCTGCTTAAAAAAAACTTGAACTAGGTTTATGTGTTGCATGATATAGCAAATTTTATGACCATATTGGACAATTCTGCTGAAACATTCCGGAGGTTCACAGAAAAAAAGGGGAAACTTCCCAGACTCCTCAAAGACTAGGCAAAGCCAAAAagataatctgtcagcaggtttttgcattTCATCTGAGTGCAGCATAATATAGAGCAAAAGAGTCTGATTCCAGGGACGCGTCACTTATTAAGCtgggtgctgtagtttcaatacagtcagtgttttatcagcaggagattatcactgccggacTAGTTCTCATGTGCCTCCTAGTCAGGCTGATCTgtgtaaccacgcccccaccaccGATTGGCAGACTGCTGACAATGTACACAagaaactgccaatcagtgatgtggaaggggttatacagagttcctcattcagagaactgctacatctacagcagagaaaatagGGATTCTAGgcaaactacagcaagcagtcgagtaagtgacacatcgctggaatctttTATAAGGTGTAAGTAGAAGAACAGGGTGGTTACTGTGTAACAAAGTATCCAATGTATACAAGCGGAAAGTGGACTAATCTGCCATGGTATAGCAATTATTACAGTATTTAAGAAGTCCTGGAAGATTTCACGCTACAAGGTTTTTACGATGATTCTAGAGGTAATTTGAATAAACAGGCACGGACATTGCTCTCCTTATTTGGGTACCTTCCTCGGTTCAGTTTGTAGCATTGAAGGCTGCAGATTATTTTACTCCATTCACTAAGATGGCGTAAAGGTTATTGTAAAGATCGGAGCTTGTGGGTTGTAAtagtcacctaggcaggttaacaatacaactattttttattccttactCCTATGGTTTTACAACAACTCCAGGTAGATGGCCAAATTGCATTGCCCCCAGTCCGCAAAATCCCCTCCCTGGGGCCGGAGGTCCCACTACCCCCATACCAGGTGATACTCACTGTCTGCCAactttttggttggcccacagatttcgtATCTCCCGCCAGTATAGTCGGTCGTCAGAGTCCACGCTCCTCCAGACGACAGATAACACAACCCACGCCCATGCAGCAACAGTCCTTAGGAAAGTTCCTTAAATGTAGACGACAGATCCCTCAACAGTAGCACGTGTCCGGTCCAGCCGGTAGCGTATCTCCAAACTCCATAGATCATCCATCCATGTGCTCCAGGACCTCAGCCTAGATCCTCGCACCTCAACGTCACTCCAGCAACTCCCTGACAAGACATGAGACTTCCTGTTCTCCATCACACCCTTCTACTTAAACATTCACTTTCAGCTCAAAGAATGAGGAGTGTTCCAGAAGcccatcacctgggactgcatgtgagaccccctgtgATGATGGCTCCGTTGGATCTACTATCACCATCC from Ranitomeya imitator isolate aRanImi1 chromosome 9, aRanImi1.pri, whole genome shotgun sequence encodes:
- the LOC138648801 gene encoding 5-hydroxytryptamine receptor 3A-like; protein product: MKRTLLLMLLLCAVTCGQDVCSYYNVTDSISNDGMSLQLVNIRSVKDWREPTIVKVDMTFRGVLEMDEKLQIMTTLMDFEMIWENQFISWNPEDFCGINRILIPEGSVWIPDINIAEMTEDDSLDVLYMQLYYNGTIRRTKTLKVVTTCPLDLYKFPFDTQKCNLTFGTSMNPVSDVLLVPSSSDVLVTLTSMQEFAKSEWDLKKINVFHVNVSKSGEVWSKVIYQILIRRAPVLYVINLIIPACLLVLVDVASMFIPMEGGERLGFKITVVLGFSVLLLILNDFLPNTDNPPILGVFCMVCLLIMIISIIDSIFISYMLYLSAVRPEVPKWLKLWVLKRLAFVLRISTHQELTDSMTHAANNKAMDESPAAQESEAETNRQLVKNSRDSPEIKLLKRLLLELLMVRRHLIVSKKEETAKSEWHLVAFVLDRFILILYLIIVTVIALIVVLAWAA